The genome window TTGGTGATTGAGTCGAAATCGACATCCCGCTTATGCCTACGACCTGTGTTACAAACTCTCCACGACTTACAGGCTTCTCTGGTTCAAATCGGGATTGATCCTGTGGATACAGGCCAATCTGTGTTAAGCGATAGATGTACGGAGCATAAGGATGGTTTTCTGGCACATCTTCATAAGGATTGGCTTCAGGCAATTTTTCGGACCAGCTGTCTGACTTGTTGTAATAGAAATAAGTGATTTCACCTGACTGATTTTTTTTGAAACCAGCGAGCTTACCGTCCTCATCCATGAACAGCATGTCCTTAACGGGGGTTAAGGTGTGCGTGCCATAAGCATCAACAACCTGGAGCCCTGTCTCTGTTGCTGAAATATCATACAACCATGCGGGCAAGCGGATATCCCGATACAGTCCCTCGTAGGTAAGGAGTAAAGACTCGGGTACGCTATAATCGGCATAATGTGTCTCGTTGTTTGGATAAAAATGATCCATAAATGCGTGGAAAAGCGTTTCTCGCAGATCAGGTCCATCACTGTTGGAGACGATAAATAGTCCAGTCTTCTCGTTAGGCAACAGCCACATATTGGAGTGGAAGCCCGCTAGATCGCCTGCTTTACTCACGACTTTCCGTCCATGATTATACTGCGAATAGGTGGATTCGAATCCATATCCTGTACCGGGGATATCAGGGTGTATGGAGACATCCAACGTTTGCATGTCCTGGACGGAAGAAGGATCGAGTATACGTTCGCCTTGGTAGGAACCTTGATTGAGTTGGGCGAGCATAAAATGAGCCATATCCCGTCCGGTTGTTATTAATCCGCCTTCAGGTGAACTGTCGGGTACATTGGGATACTGCGAAAGTTCCTCTCCTTTAGCGCCATAAGGAGTCGCGAGTTTACTGAGCGAGTCTTTGCTTAGTGTAAAATGGCTATCTGACATACTGAGTGGCTGGAAAATATGCTGTTGTACATAAGTCTCAAACGGAAGTTTGGACTGTTTCTGAACAATGTAGCCCAAGAGTGCATAGCCGTAGTTGTCGTAACGGAAAACTTCTCCTGGCGTGCGGACAACGGACGGTTGGTGTTCTTTGATGAATTGCTCAAGCGGATAAGAACTTCCCAGCTCTCTGTCTGTAGCTGCTGCATCTGTGAAATCAAATCCGCTGGTGTGGGTCATCAGATGTTCCAATGTTAATGCTGTTCCGGTATGGTTGGTCAGGTCCAAACCATCTGTGTATGTGCTGATATCCTGATTAAGCTTGACTGGTCCTTGCTCAGCCAATTGCATAATGGCCGTTGCTGTCAGGGTTTTCGAGATCGAGGCTACACGAAACAGGGTGGAGTCGGCATCGACAGGAATCTCTTTTTCCACATTGGCATAACCATATCCTTTATTAAGTACGATCTGTTCATCTTGAACAACGGTGACTACCGCACCTTTCAGAGCAGACTTCATTTCAGGCTGGGCGAAGAATTGATTGATGAACGATTCCGTTTCCTGAACGCTTATCTGCGGATGAGGTGTGCTGCTCTCTGCCGATACGCTGGTCATTGTGGTAAAGCTCAGGGATGCAACGAGCATGATGTAGACTACAGCGCGCTTCCACTTGTCATTCGATTTGTAGCTCTGTTGTTGATATTGTTGTTGAGTTGGACATGTTGCTACGTGAGATTTCATGAAATTCTCCTTTGTGTTGTGATCTTTACGCAGTCTTACAACTGAGTAACTTCTATAATCTATCAGTTCGAATGTAATGGCGATTCCGTAGTACGCACTTATTATGGGCAGGAGTACCGCAAACCTTTTTGCGTGATCCCGCAATCGCAGAGGGTGAATAGTGAGTTGCGAATGATCTTGAACATATGAAAAGATGATCTGGAATATATGAAAAAGAGGTATCTGTCATGATGGACCCAACGGGGGTCTCGACAAATACCTCTTTTTGTTTCTTCTTTTATTTTCCGGGTGAAGCTACATGGTGCAAAGGAATTCGGATGTAGATTTTATAAGCTACTCGTACATCCGTCGTTCAAGTTCGGTATAGGCAATCGCAGGATCATCACTGGAGTTGTCGATATAAGCGACGGATGAAGCAGGGAGGGGCCATGCTACTTCTTTACGGACTAGAGAAGCTGTGAAGGTATCCCAGTTATCAAGTTTCCAGTCATCCAATGGAGATTGTCTCGCTGTAATCCGCTCGTGATACAACGATTCATTCTCCAGATAAATATAAGCCACCCGCACATCCGTGTCTTCCAGAGAACGCTCAATTCTTGCAAGTTCCTGAGCAATCCAATCCGGGGTTCCGATTTCTTTGGTAAATGGCCCGACAACGATCGTGTCGATACCCAACTGAACGTTATCCAGAGCTGCGTCCATCGTAATGCGGTACCCAAGATCACGGCACAGCCGCTTGTATTCAGGCGAATCCCGGTCGGATGGATCGAGTCCCTGAAGGGTCATAATTGCCTCAGCCGCGGGACGAAGCAGGATATCCATATCGAAGAAAGCCGCTTTATGTTTACGGGAAAGGGCTTTGGCAAGGGTGGTCTTGCCACTTCCGGCCCCGCCGAGAAAGAAAATTAGTTTGCTCATGAATGTAATGCCTCCTTAATTCTATTGAAAAAAATAGGTTATGTAATTGGATTATACGAATAGATAGATTCATCATTAGAGTTCGTGAATGAAAGGACTTGTTTATTTTAACATAAATAAAGAAGGTTGATAGCTAGACAGAAAAGGAAGGATAAGGTAATATCATACCTAGTTGTTCTATGCATAGATTTCCGATGTATATGATCAGAAGAGATTTAAAAGTGAATTTTTTCGAAATCCAAAATGAATTGATAAGGAAGGAGTGAGCGCATTGCAGGTTAACAAACAAATGATTAAAGGTAGTACCGAAACATTAATTCTGACCTTGCTTCAGGAACGACCCTTGTATGGTTATGAATTAATTAAGGAATTACATCGTCAATCCGAGGGTGTGTTTAATCTGAAAGAGGGCACGTTATATCCTATTTTGCATGCCATGGAGATTGAAGGATGGGTAGAGTCGTACTGGATGGAGGTTGAAGGCCGTAAACGTAAATATTATTCGATTCGTGACAAGGGCATGGAGGCCTTAGAAAGTAAAAAAGCGGAGTGGAATTTGTTCCGTAGAGCTGTGGATCGGGTGCTTGGGGAAGGAGGCCTGACATGACGAATCGAGATGAACGAATTCAGCATTATCTTGATCACATGTGTGTTGAGGTTAAAGCTCGCGAAGTACATAACGACTTGCGTGATGAGTTGGGAAACCACATGGAAGAGATCATTTTGGACAAAGAACAAGAAGGTTATACAGAGGAAGAAGCAATTGCATACGCCATTGAACAGATGGGCGATCCAGCTGTTGTAGGCAAGAGTATGCACCGGTTACATCGTCACCGAATGCATTGGGGGCTGTTAGTTGGATTAATTGCTTTGTCTATAATAAGTCTGTTCTTAATGTGGGTTTTTACGATTAATGTAGCAGATGAAAAGTATCAGTTCTTATATCGCAATCATGTCGTGTACACCGTTATAGGTGTAATGTTGATGTTGTTCTTTATTTACTTTGATTATCGTAAGTTGAAAAAAGCTGCTTGGTGGATCTATATTCTACTGAATGTCATGTTATGGATCAGTCCAATGATAACTACAGATATTTATGGTAATAGCAGATATTGGAGCTTATTTGGCTTAACACTAGACCTTACCACAGCTTCAGTGTGGATTTTGCCACTTGCTATAGGTGCCATTATGGTGGACAAGCTTCGTTCCAATTGTAATATGCAATCCATATTGACCTACATTGCGATGGTAACGATTCCCGCAGTACTATTGTTTCAAACGTTGGACTGGGTTCGCTTGTTTCTGTTTGGCATAATGTCCATTATTTTATTTGGCTGGCTCACGCGAAAATGGCTTTATACAGTCATAGGTGCTGTTATAACAGGAATTATTTTTGTATTGTTATTGTTCTTTGCAGATCAATACGGACGACTGGTGAGGCTCACTGTCGTTTTGAATCTTCAGGATGATCCTTATGGCAGTGCCTATAGTAACTATTCCATTATCGAAATTATTCGATCATCAGGTTGGTGGGGTAACGGGATTGATACAACGTTTGACAGGTTTAAAACGAGTTATTTCAATTATCCAGGAGTGCTGCTCATTGATGTGTTTGGCTGGTCTGCCGGGATACTGCTATTGGTGGCGATCATCTGGTTTGTTGCCAATATGGTGAAAATGCTTCCTCGCATATGGGATGATTTTGGTCGTATGATTATTGTCAGTATCACAGCTATGTTTGCAATGCAAATCATCTATTCGCTGGCTATGACTACCGGAAAAGCACCTATTATCAGTATCACTTTTCCTTTAATTGGATACGGAAATCACTTGATGTTTGATTACGCCATGCTCGGTTTACTGCTCGGTATTTACCGCCGGAAGGATACTACTTCGAAGAAAAATGACGAAATGCCGAAGAAGATGGATGCCGACCTACTGACCAATTCATAGGCATCCAAAC of Paenibacillus sp. FSL R5-0517 contains these proteins:
- a CDS encoding FtsW/RodA/SpoVE family cell cycle protein → MTNRDERIQHYLDHMCVEVKAREVHNDLRDELGNHMEEIILDKEQEGYTEEEAIAYAIEQMGDPAVVGKSMHRLHRHRMHWGLLVGLIALSIISLFLMWVFTINVADEKYQFLYRNHVVYTVIGVMLMLFFIYFDYRKLKKAAWWIYILLNVMLWISPMITTDIYGNSRYWSLFGLTLDLTTASVWILPLAIGAIMVDKLRSNCNMQSILTYIAMVTIPAVLLFQTLDWVRLFLFGIMSIILFGWLTRKWLYTVIGAVITGIIFVLLLFFADQYGRLVRLTVVLNLQDDPYGSAYSNYSIIEIIRSSGWWGNGIDTTFDRFKTSYFNYPGVLLIDVFGWSAGILLLVAIIWFVANMVKMLPRIWDDFGRMIIVSITAMFAMQIIYSLAMTTGKAPIISITFPLIGYGNHLMFDYAMLGLLLGIYRRKDTTSKKNDEMPKKMDADLLTNS
- a CDS encoding helix-turn-helix transcriptional regulator, translating into MQVNKQMIKGSTETLILTLLQERPLYGYELIKELHRQSEGVFNLKEGTLYPILHAMEIEGWVESYWMEVEGRKRKYYSIRDKGMEALESKKAEWNLFRRAVDRVLGEGGLT
- a CDS encoding AAA family ATPase, which gives rise to MSKLIFFLGGAGSGKTTLAKALSRKHKAAFFDMDILLRPAAEAIMTLQGLDPSDRDSPEYKRLCRDLGYRITMDAALDNVQLGIDTIVVGPFTKEIGTPDWIAQELARIERSLEDTDVRVAYIYLENESLYHERITARQSPLDDWKLDNWDTFTASLVRKEVAWPLPASSVAYIDNSSDDPAIAYTELERRMYE
- a CDS encoding serine hydrolase — encoded protein: MKSHVATCPTQQQYQQQSYKSNDKWKRAVVYIMLVASLSFTTMTSVSAESSTPHPQISVQETESFINQFFAQPEMKSALKGAVVTVVQDEQIVLNKGYGYANVEKEIPVDADSTLFRVASISKTLTATAIMQLAEQGPVKLNQDISTYTDGLDLTNHTGTALTLEHLMTHTSGFDFTDAAATDRELGSSYPLEQFIKEHQPSVVRTPGEVFRYDNYGYALLGYIVQKQSKLPFETYVQQHIFQPLSMSDSHFTLSKDSLSKLATPYGAKGEELSQYPNVPDSSPEGGLITTGRDMAHFMLAQLNQGSYQGERILDPSSVQDMQTLDVSIHPDIPGTGYGFESTYSQYNHGRKVVSKAGDLAGFHSNMWLLPNEKTGLFIVSNSDGPDLRETLFHAFMDHFYPNNETHYADYSVPESLLLTYEGLYRDIRLPAWLYDISATETGLQVVDAYGTHTLTPVKDMLFMDEDGKLAGFKKNQSGEITYFYYNKSDSWSEKLPEANPYEDVPENHPYAPYIYRLTQIGLYPQDQSRFEPEKPVSRGEFVTQVVGISGMSISTQSPKFKDAQSSPYAAYIQTALELGIVQGNTRGLFHPDQAITRQEAAVIISRTAQQLLGAPAVTANLAGSQDRWAKEGVQFVVALGLYGPEVSISSSGAVDYRSKQPMLRQESSVLMYKMLGTLLH